AACAGAAACGTTTCGGAGGCAAAGACCATAGATCAGATCCCTTCGCAGCTGGGCGCGACAGATGGCGCCGCTGTCGGCGTGGTGAGAGAAAGTGCGGTATGGGCCTTTTGCGCCGCCAGCCACGCGGGCTGCTGGCTGGCAACGGGGCCGCTCATCAGGCGGGGAAATTGCGCCGCCAGCCGGTTGCCCTGCAGATGCAGCCGCGCAGGCCGATCCCCGCGCAGGCCCTCGCGGTTATGAGCCATCAGATTGTCCGAAAGCGACAGCCCCCCCGCCGCCATATCCACCAGCTCTACCGCTGCGGTGCGGGCCTGCAGGAAACCGTTCTGGTGGATTGTGACCGCATCGGCATGGTTGAGGCGCAGGGCCGTGGTTCCGGCCCCTACCACCAGATTTTGCTCGACCAGCACACAGCGGCTGTCGCGGATTTCAAGGCCGGTGGCGAGGGGCTTCAACAGCATGTTCTGGCGCAGCCGTAGGGCCTGTGATCCGCCGCTGACCAGAATGCCCCCCGATCCGGCGGCAAAGCTGTTCTGCTCGATCCGGCTCTGGCGCAGCCCCGCAAGCTCCAGCGCCGAGGCGCTGCCGGTGGTACGGAACGCGACATTGCGGATCTCTGCCTTGGCCAGATTGCGCAAAACGACCCCTTCGCGGGTGCGGCCTTCGAACTGGCTATCGGTCAGGGAAAACCCGTCCACCCCTTCGACGCGCAATTCCGCGACATCCAGAAACTGGCTCTCGCTGATGCGCGAGGTCTCTTCGGCATGGTAGAGAAGGCCGGAGCTGATCGACAGGCCGGCTATCGCGCCCATGCCCGTTGTACCAACGCTGCCTGTGCCATTGGTGCTGCCCTGCGCCCCCAGCCCGATAAAGGCCGCATGCTCGGCCAGCAGCACACCCTGCCCCGCAACCGTCACGAAGGGTTCATAGCTGGCCAGATGGGGATTGACCGGT
The sequence above is drawn from the Thioclava sp. GXIMD4216 genome and encodes:
- a CDS encoding right-handed parallel beta-helix repeat-containing protein, translating into MIRLPRPRSARPACPPRHFWPKTLPLATAVALWGLGGAQLSAQDMTVGKGSLRLGGLAAPSSLLRHAPTAMPAPQRGRAGLSLDSHDGLGGLGQAAQDADPTLLYAAFRKEIGAPLIPQAEAAPQAEAVPAPPVALQRPSAKAELSEGSLNTALTWLAVMAGPSNFAPIMAARAGEDTAIYITGGTADLATLAKAGLPGLYAVEDGVVVERPLVLWNDAALRMAPGETLYLSRAAGAFVLAFGTLELQGATIASTRPVNPHLASYEPFVTVAGQGVLLAEHAAFIGLGAQGSTNGTGSVGTTGMGAIAGLSISSGLLYHAEETSRISESQFLDVAELRVEGVDGFSLTDSQFEGRTREGVVLRNLAKAEIRNVAFRTTGSASALELAGLRQSRIEQNSFAAGSGGILVSGGSQALRLRQNMLLKPLATGLEIRDSRCVLVEQNLVVGAGTTALRLNHADAVTIHQNGFLQARTAAVELVDMAAGGLSLSDNLMAHNREGLRGDRPARLHLQGNRLAAQFPRLMSGPVASQQPAWLAAQKAHTALSLTTPTAAPSVAPSCEGI